One Scleropages formosus chromosome 8, fSclFor1.1, whole genome shotgun sequence DNA window includes the following coding sequences:
- the LOC108941595 gene encoding proline-rich protein 29-like, which produces MAWTGDNCARAQPWSPRDQSVQIIQQPVPQQPTTVFQHIPSAMTCPSPPFCPGRVKEDLVELMMIQNTQMHQVIMNNMTMWVLGSFGYSQAPPAAETIRYPVLVENEPPEVFHHYYEPAPFPAYVAWMPPPQPQPAVVYQNGADLQDPVPAALQDRSAVPALPPSRCHWDSGGKHPPSNRYPSHDPSACIFMSITLAPTKKPNRSHASIHPNSPVPTGAESSALGSPVVTA; this is translated from the exons ATGGCGTGGACGGGAGATAATTGCGCGCGAGCGCAGCCGTGGAGCCCGCGCGATCAAAGCGTGCAGATCATTCAGCAACCA GTCCCACAGCAACCCACGACTGTCTTCCAGCACATTCCGTCAGCCATGACATGTCCATCCCCACCCTTTTGTCCAGGACGTGTCAAGGAAG ATCTGGTGGAGCTCATGATGATCCAGAACACCCAGATGCACCAGGTGATCATGAACAACATGACCATGTGGGTGCTCGGGTCCTTCGGCTACTCCCAAGCTCCTCCGGCTGCGGAG ACTATTAGATACCCGGTGCTTGTGGAGAACGAGCCCCCGGAAGTCTTTCACCATTACTACGAGCCTGCCCCTTTCCCCGCCTACGTTGCCTGGATGCCGCCACCTCAGCCTCAGCCTGCTGTAGTCTACCAGAACGGTGCAGACCTTCAGGACCCGGTACCCGCAGCCCTCCAAGACAG GAGTGCCGTCCCTGCGCTGCCCCCCTCCCGGTGCCACTGGGATAGTGGGGGCAAACACCCCCCCAGCAACAGGTATCCATCACATGATCCATCTGCATGCATATTTATGAGTATAACACTCGCTCCTACAAAGAAGCCCAATCGATCACACGCATCGATCCATCCCAATAGCCCAGTACCTACCGGAGCAGAAAGCAGCGCATTGGGGAGCCCCGTGGTTACAGCATGA
- the LOC108941714 gene encoding reprimo-like protein, which translates to MNGTVFNHTVLTHDMLFNRSLVDCCSGGSMSTSDGASLALPADERKLFVTRVVQIAVLCVLSLTVIFGIFFLGCNLMIKSESMINFLVKERRPSRDVEAVIIGLN; encoded by the coding sequence ATGAACGGCACCGTGTTCAACCACACTGTCCTCACACACGACATGCTCTTCAACAGGAGCCTGGTGGACTGCTGCAGCGGCGGCTCCATGTCCACGAGCGACGGGGCGTCGCTCGCTCTCCCGGCAGACGAGCGCAAACTCTTCGTGACGCGCGTGGTGCAAATCGCCGTGCTCTGCGTGCTCTCCCTCACCGTCATATTCGGCATCTTCTTCCTGGGCTGCAACCTCATGATCAAGTCGGAGAGCATGATCAACTTTTTGGTGAAGGAGCGCCGGCCGTCCAGGGACGTGGAGGCTGTCATCATCGGACTGAACTAG